A section of the Dehalococcoidales bacterium genome encodes:
- a CDS encoding oligosaccharide flippase family protein, translating into MTVPIKWIRELLRVSLYRNAGYLMLASGVNSLAGFVFWAVAARLYPAEGVGLAAAAISAIGLLALLSTLGMDYGLIRFLPGSGDKAKNILNSCFTLSGLVSVALAVIFLAGLKLWSPALLRIQQNPVFFISFVIFALAAVYRVFAERTFIAGRRAGFALTQGLVFNLLRFIPLVALAPLFNVFGIFASWGIGLGLAVIVSIPFLIPRVQPGYRPAPKIDRKSIGNMMHFSFANYGANIFWAIPILCLPLMVVNLLGAEANAYFYIGWALGYLLVSIPVTVSFSLFAEGSHSEEQLGHNIDRSLRLLLVLVPVIAIVFLAGERVLALFGSAYAENATTLLWVLAVSAIPVGLNHTYFTVKRVQKRMRGVIGLSAFIAVVTMVLSYLLLPRVGIIGAGISWLIPQAIVAVAVTPSLLRWRHQSVVGIEQQRSPAYRKGLIAN; encoded by the coding sequence ATGACGGTCCCAATAAAGTGGATAAGGGAACTTCTACGCGTTTCGCTTTACCGAAACGCGGGCTATCTGATGCTGGCCTCCGGGGTCAATAGCCTGGCAGGCTTCGTCTTCTGGGCAGTGGCCGCCCGACTCTATCCGGCGGAGGGCGTGGGGCTGGCCGCGGCAGCAATCTCGGCAATAGGTTTGCTGGCCCTGCTGTCCACCCTGGGTATGGACTACGGCCTGATAAGGTTCCTGCCCGGCTCAGGTGACAAAGCAAAAAATATCCTTAACTCCTGTTTTACCCTCAGCGGTCTGGTATCAGTAGCCCTGGCCGTAATCTTCCTGGCGGGACTCAAGCTCTGGTCGCCCGCCCTGCTTCGAATCCAGCAGAACCCTGTGTTTTTCATCAGCTTTGTCATTTTTGCCCTGGCTGCCGTCTACAGGGTTTTCGCCGAGCGGACATTTATCGCCGGACGCAGGGCAGGATTTGCGCTTACCCAGGGACTGGTCTTCAACCTCCTGAGGTTCATCCCCCTGGTTGCCCTGGCACCCCTCTTCAACGTTTTCGGTATCTTTGCGTCCTGGGGAATCGGACTGGGCCTGGCGGTAATCGTGAGCATACCGTTCCTCATCCCTCGTGTCCAGCCGGGCTACCGCCCCGCACCGAAAATAGACAGGAAGTCAATAGGCAACATGATGCACTTCTCCTTTGCCAACTACGGCGCCAACATCTTCTGGGCAATTCCCATTCTGTGTCTCCCCTTGATGGTGGTGAACCTTCTCGGCGCGGAGGCGAACGCCTACTTCTATATCGGCTGGGCGCTGGGCTACCTGCTGGTGAGTATTCCGGTGACTGTCTCCTTCTCACTGTTCGCTGAGGGCTCACACAGCGAGGAACAGTTAGGCCACAACATCGACAGAAGCCTCAGGCTACTCCTGGTTCTGGTCCCGGTGATAGCCATCGTTTTCCTGGCAGGTGAAAGAGTGCTGGCCCTCTTCGGCAGCGCTTACGCGGAGAACGCCACCACCCTCCTCTGGGTCCTGGCCGTCTCCGCCATTCCGGTCGGTCTCAACCACACCTACTTCACAGTGAAAAGAGTGCAGAAGAGAATGCGGGGTGTCATTGGTCTGAGTGCGTTCATCGCCGTGGTAACAATGGTACTTAGCTACCTGCTTCTGCCCCGGGTGGGCATCATCGGAGCGGGGATAAGCTGGCTCATTCCCCAGGCCATTGTGGCAGTGGCAGTCACGCCATCGCTACTCCGATGGCGCCACCAATCAGTGGTCGGAATAGAGCAACAGCGCAGTCCGGCTTACAGGAAGGGGTTAATAGCGAATTGA